In Pseudopipra pipra isolate bDixPip1 chromosome 24, bDixPip1.hap1, whole genome shotgun sequence, a single genomic region encodes these proteins:
- the SDC3 gene encoding syndecan-3, with protein MPGEVPPPAPRGLRSLPVPLLLLLLLLSARTALAQRWRNENYERPVDLEGSGDDDPFGDDELDDVYSGSGSGYFEQELGLETAMSLPTDTAVPPPTTAAALPVTAVQPVATPLEPSPAQDTTPGQTTSVLSISRTTDTPVIPSWKATTTTSTTPSAPPTTTATTTTTTVATTTTPQATTTTSTTVATAKPTTTTTTTTTTTTRRFLPPFATKAATTRATTLETPTTAVPETSTPTEVATSRLVPTSTAKPRSLPKPTSSRTAELTEKSTALPPAPATPLPTEAPQMEPGEVTTALDNELEVPVSSGPSGDFEIREEEETTRPELGNEVMAVVTPPAGPGPGRNADTGLLDNTIDSGNSAAQLPQKNILERKEVLIAVIVGGVVGALFAAFLVMLLIYRMKKKDEGSYTLEEPKQANVTYQKPDKQEEFYA; from the exons GCTCAGCGCTGGCGCAATGAGAACTACGAGAGGCCCGTGGACCTGGAGGGCTCTGGGGACGACGATCCCTTTGGGGATGATGAGCTGGACGACGTCTACTCCGGCTCGGGCTCGGGCT actttgagcaggagctggggctggagacaGCCATGAGCCTCCCCACGGACACGGCAGTGCCGCCGCCCACCACGGCGGCCGCGCTGCCCGTCACCGCCGTGCAGCCCGTGGCCACCCCCTTGGAGCCATCCCCCGCCCAGGACACCACCCCCGGGCAGACCACGAGCGTCCTCTCCATCTCCAGGACCACAGACACGCCGGTGATCCCCAGCTGGAaagccaccaccaccaccagcaccactcccagtgcccccccgaCCACCACGGCGACCACCACGACCACCACGGTGGCCACCACGACCACCCCCCaggccaccaccaccaccagcaccaccgTGGCCACGGCCAagcccaccaccaccaccaccaccaccaccaccaccaccaccaggaGGTTCCTGCCCCCCTTTGCCACCAAGGCAGCCACCACCCGGGCCACCACCCTGGAGACTCCCACCACGGCCGTCCCCGAGACCAGCACGCCCACGGAGGTGGCCACGTCACGCCTTGtccccaccagcacagccaagcCCAGGTCCCTGCCCAAACCCACCAGCTCCAGgactgcagagctcacagaaaAGAGCACGGCCTTGCCACCCGCTCCTGCCACGCCGCTGCCCACAGAAGCCCCCCAG ATGGAGCCGGGGGAGGTGACGACAGCCCTGGACAACGAGCTGGAGGTCCCGGTGAGCAGCGGCCCCAGCGGGGACTTTGAGAtccgggaggaggaggagacgaCCCGTCCCGAGCTCGGGAACGAGGTGATGGCCGTGGTGACCCCCCCGGCGGGCCCCGGGCCCGGCAGGAACGCGGACACGGGGCTGCTGGACAACACGATAGACTCGGGCAACTCCgcggcacagctgccccagaaAAACATCCTGGAGAGGAAAGAGGTGTTGATAG CCGTGATCGTGGGCGGCGTGGTGGGAGCTCTCTTCGCTGCCTTCCTGGTCATGCTGCTCATCTACCGGATGAAGAAGAAGGACGAGGGCAGTTACACCCTGGAGGAGCCCAAACAAGCCAACGTGACCTACCAGAAGCCCGACAAGCAGGAGGAGTTCTACGCGTAG